The window ATAGCATGCATAAAAGACACTGCGACGTGACTAAGGCTAGCTCATATAATAcaattctaaaaaaaaaaaaattaatgaatacaAAATTTGCTGCTCTCTATTTCGcttaaaaaaatagataATCTCTCGAGAATAAATGTCCCATAATGCATCTTCTAGAAATCAAGGAGGTGATACAGGTTTGGGAATAGGGTGGAAGCTGCTTGCAGCAGTTGGCTTTACTGCAATCGTTCTTCAgataatatcaataattttaaatggATGGAGAGTTGCGCCAGCGATCACGTACCAATATTACCAAAAAAGCACATTGAAGTCTTGGCAACTTCAATCATCGGAATATGGTTTGtatatttacaaatttaataatggCGCTTCTACAAGACCATGGTCAACTGTAGAACAATTTGTGTGTAGTTGGATTGATTCATATGTATCGATATCACAAGTTGAACAGAGTTTATGGGGAAGCACATGCTCTACAGATTGCCAAACTGCATTAAGGACTAGGTGTACGTCATATGTGAAATTTGCAAATGGTGGATATCTTTGTTTGGGAGCGTTGGTTATTTCTATAATAGTAGGAATAGTAGGAGTTGTTTGGTTATTTGTATTTGGAAAAAGTcgtaattttttattatttgctTGGAGTACTTCTTCAATACTGTCTTCATCTGGTATTGCCTATTGGTGTTACACAACAAGCCAAGCTATTAAAGGCATAATTGGCACACAACAATATCCATATCCATCACTTGGATATGGGGCATATCTGGGAATTCTTTCAACTGTATGCTTCATTATTTGCGCGTTCGGAGTGCTTGTAGTTCATTATCTCGAATCAAAAGCGGCAATGGATGCCAGACAAGCTGAACTAATGAAAGAGGCAGCTGCAAACAATGAGTGGATGGGTCAATCAGGCATGAGCCCGCCTGGTATGGGTCCACCTGGTATGGGTCCACCTGGTATGGGTCCACCTGGTATGGGTCCACCTGGTATGGGTCCACCTGGTATGGGTCCACCTGGTATGGGTCCACCTGGTATGGGTCCACCTGGTATGGGTCCACCTGGTATGGGTCCACCCGGTATGGGTCCACCTGGTATGGGTCCGCCTGGTATGGGCCCACGCGGAATGGGAAATAATATGATAAACATGCAAGGAATGATGCCAGGGGCTAGCCgaatttaatttgaaaaatcgATCTATCAAGTAAGAAAAAAAGGTTTTTTAAATGTTGCGTACAAATTctataaaatttaatagcGTTAATCTGCTCGTAGCCTTGATCTTCTACAACACAgatataaaatattgaataatgCACCCAGCTTGAGACAGATGACTGTTAATActttcatctttattattctaAATATATCTAAAACTGTCGAGAGCTTTTTACTTGCTACTGATAATTCGCCAATGAAGTGCAAAGTTCTGTGAGATCACAAGAAATTGGCCATTTATCctaaaaattattaaatattgaattacaAAATTCGGTCATTActaacaataataaagtcTTTAAAAATGTAACTTAATCACACGGAATGATAGTAGAGAATAAGCAAACATAGATTTTGAATACTTATTCCAAGGCacaaaaaatttaaagtaGCCCAACTTATATACTTGATTTTCTTTACAAAAAATCATCGtttataaaattttttttcaagacATATTATTTGTCGCATTATAGGCGCtcttaaatttgaaattagtATATTAAAACTTTATATTTCACTTAACTCACAAAACTACTGgaaattactattaagACAACCTGCTATAAATATACTAAAGATGGCATCAATTGATGAGATATCTATAGTTTTTAAAGTCTCAGGAGGTACCCAGTTTAATATTAGTGTTCCTAGAAATACTATCGTTAAAGATCTGAAAGATAAGATTTCAGAACCATCAAATATACCAAGTTCACAACAAAGGTTAATATATAAGGGTAGAATTCTTAAGGATAGCGACTCTCTTGATGGTATGAAGGTTGAAAGTGGGCATACTATGCATTTAGTGAAATCAGGAGTACAGGTTGAAAATCAAAAGCctacaaatattttagatCAAGCTGCTGATtataattcttcttctgGTAATAGCCAGACAACCAACAACAATAATGCACagaattttaattctataCCCTCCGCTAGTAATGATACTAATAACGGAACTAACCACAATTCAAACGATCCTTTTGCTGCAATGATGAATATGCTAAATGGCTCTGATTTAGGATTTCAAACTCAGAACTTGAGAaatttttctcaaaatagTTATAATGGATTTGGGGGAATCccaaacaataataattttgggAATATACCGGATTTAAATTCTCTTATGAATTCACCGATTTTTCAACAATCAATTAATGAGCTAGCAAACAATCCACAGCTTGTTAGGAATATTTTGCATTCGAATCCTATGTTTGCCCAACTTTCTGCAAATAATCCAATGCTGGATCAAATGTTGAACAATCCTGAGATGATGAGAATGATGCTAAATCCTCAAATGATTCAGTCTGTATTGAATTCTAATAACATGAATAGTTCTGCTGCAAATTCGAACCCATTCTCTTCGCTTAACGGGGGGGGTCCCAATGTCGCTCAGATTAATGGGTTACTTAATGACCCTAGCATTGCCTCTATGCTATCTGGAGTGGCTAATGGAGCAAACAGAAGTGTTAACAGTAATGTGCCTAACCCCGCACCTCAAATGTACGCTACACAGCTAAGTCAACTTCGCGACATGGGTTTTATTGATACAGATGCCAGCCTGTCCGCACTACAGGAATCAGGTGGAGATATTAATGCAGCAATAAATAAGTTACTAGAGAGAGGCGTTGGACAGTAAAGTCAAATATAACCATTATTCTATTATGGGTGGTATGTAACTAACTCTTCGCTAGTGTTAGTTGTTGAGAAACCACCGCAATCTAACTCTAATTATATTTGCTACATTTAGGAATGTTTAAAAATTCTCTAGTTGCTTCTATTAGTGGTTGAAACTTTCCTAATTTCCGCTATGTTGGTTGCTATGTTGGGCATTTTGTTTAACGTTTCTCATAGCTGGGAACAGAATTACTTCTTTGATATTGTTTTTATCTGCCAAGAACATAATTAACCTATCGATACCAAGGCCCCATCCCCCTGTGGGTGGTAATCCGTGCTCTAATGCAAGACAGAATGTCTCATCAATTGGGCAAGCCTCGACATCGCCAGATGCCTTTGCATCAGCCTGCTGttcaaaaaattttctttgttGTAGAGGTTCGTTTAATTCAGTATATGCATTACAAAGTTCTTTTCCTAAAACGAAAAGCTCGAATCTTTCGGTCATTTCAGGCTTTTCTCTATGCCATTTTGCCAATGGAGACATAGTTTGAGGATGATCAATGATAAACGAGGGATTAGTGCACTTAGTCTCAACAAAGTGCCCAGCCAATTTATCAAGAAGCTTAGCAGCAGTTCTAGGATGGGGGAGTTCAATCTCATGCTTCTCGCACATTTCTACCATAAAATCGATATTCTCCTGAGAGTCTAATGGTCTTTTTAGCTTTTCTCCTAATCCAGactcaatttcttcaacaaATGAGAACCTTTTCCAAGGCGTTGTGAAGTCTATTTCAATACACTTGCCTTCAGGACCATCTGGATGGTAAGGAATCTTTAGACTCCCATGAATTTCAAGCACCAGGCCACTTATTAACTCCTCAGTCAGATCCATTAAATCATAATAATCAGCATATGCCATGTAAAACTCCATTGCTGTGAACTCAGGGTTGTGTGTTAAATCTATTCCTTCATTCCTAAAGTTTTTTCCTATTTCATATACTTTGTCTAGACCGCCAACAATTAACTGTTTTAAATAGAGCTCTGGAGCAATTCTCATATAGAGTTGAGTCTCGAGCTCATTATGGTAAGTAATAAATGGTCTTGCGGCTGCCCCTCCATAAATCATATTTAACATAGGAGTTTCTACTTCTAAAAACCCGAGTctatcaaaataattcctaatatatttaatagcTCTGCTTCTTAGTTTGAAAACTTTTCTACTTTCCTCGTTCAACATCAAATCAAGATATCTTTGCCTGTATCTTACTTCTTGATCTTTCAGACCAGAAATCGCCGTAGGCAACATATGATAGCATGGAGAAAGCAAAACTACACTCTTGCTAAATAACGATAACTCTCCTCTCTTTGATTTTCCTGGAAATCCTGTAAATCCAACAACATCTCCTCGTCTAATTTCTGAGTGAGAAACAGAGAACTCGCCAGTGCTAATGTCGTGCTCCATAATATTTGCGATAATTTGCACTTTCTGTTCCTCGCAAAAAATAtcataaaatattaatttagagCTTGAACTTCGAATTGATGTGACTCTTCCAGACAACGAAAGAGTTGTGTCTTTGTCAATATATCCATTTTCAACATTACCGTATTTCAAAGCATATGCTGGAAGCGACATCGAAATTTTAAACTTGTGTGGATAAAACGGTCTGCCTGCGTCCTTTATACACTCCATCATTTTGTACCTATTATCAGTATAGTGTACGCTGTCTAGCGTATCACTAATTTGAGATTGATTATTCATTTCAGTGCTCATTCtaacaaaataattgaaaaaaaaaagaagtcTGATTATCGTCTCAACGAGGGCCGCCAATATGTAGCTTAAACAAGGCATTTCCCTGGGTTTGatggattatttttataactGCTGTACCacttttttattgaattaattggaGAAACTAATTCTATATCGCTCTCAATAACTTCTAGTTCATCGATCTTCTCAAACACAGAGATGAATTCTTGATATATACAATTAGGAAAAAGATAAACATCCTTCTGatctattttattatttgacaTTATCCTTCTAAGATGCCATGCAGagtcaaattcaaattgatTTAGTAAATGTTCTTTCAGAAACTCATCAGCGTCGTTTGCGCTAAATTCGTCTCTTTCCCCGAAGCTGGAACAAGCGAACTTTTCTTTGTCCCAAATGAAATACAAATCCAacgaaaatattttgataacTTGAACTAATAACTGCGATGTTGCGATTGAAACATTTTTTATTGAGTCATCTATGGAGTTTTTGATTACCGGTACAACCAGTCTTGAGAATTTGACAAATAACTCTTCTCCatctaaaatatttgatagCACTCCAATAGGAGGGTTGTTTTGTCCTTCTATGCTTGATTCATTagttttaaaataattggGCATATTTAAAGTAATCGAATTCAAGTAGTCTTTAAATTCCTGAAAGTTGATATATGCCCATTTATAAAATAAGGAACGGTAAATAGCAAAAATTAgattaataatcaaaattctGTTCATATAATCGCAGCTTTCAAACTTGTATTCATATATTTCAATGCTTTTGTTGGAACTGAAGTCATCGATATTattgtaattaatataatttatcaCATCAAATGTGtattttattgaatgaGTTCTATTCTCAATATATGGTAGTAAAATGGatggaataataaattcatttatcCAAGTTGCGCATTCGTTGAGATCATTGAACTTAGAAATAATCCTCATTATTGTTTGCAATGCAGAAATACTTACTGAAAATGCTGTGTCTAAAATTGAACGTACAATAATAGAGTTATAAAATGGGCAAACTCTAACGCAAAGCTGATTGTATCTAATCCATAGAGGAATCTGTCTAATGATACACCTGATTATTCTCCATTTATGTAATGCAGTGGACTTCTCAACACGTTTGTTATTATATGCGACTAAATCAACGTCAACAAATAATACAGACTTAATCTTCGGTAATATAAAGTCGCTGAGTTGTTCTTCGCTTACtaagtttattattttatgtAGGTTCTCTATAGCAGTACTAACCACATTAATGTTTGGGTCATTAAAGTGCGAAACAAAAActttgataaaaatatcCTTAATCTTTAAATGTTCcagattattatttaaactcCTTACTTTTTGATTCGATGattcatattcaaataattgttGGGAATATATAATCATCTGGACCAATATTTTACAAAAGATGCATTTGAATTGAATACTTCCTATTGCCAGCAGCTCGGaaatattcttatttatatagaaaattattgaaattacaACTTCGTCTATTGCAGATTTCCTTCGATACTCTATTGTTTGGTCTGATATTAGacatttatttgattcaaatacaTCAATTCCCatctttaataacttttcgataaatttaaatatcaataatctaatttcaatatcaaCTTCTTTTGATAAGTTTTCGAATACGAATTGAATAATGTCCACAGAATAGTTAATAGccttaatattagaaagaatattacaatgatcatttgaaatatatcCACTAAACTTTATTCCTTCATTGCCTTCTTGATTCAACTCGTAAAACCCTTTTAGAGATAGGCAAAGTGGAATTAGTTCTTCTATCACTGCCTGTCTTTGTAAATATGCTCTACCTTCAAAAACACTACAAATGAAATGTAGTAGGCTATTCCTGTCATCGCAactaataaattcaatataaaaaattggaTTTGTGTATAATTGAATTGCGATTCCAATGGATGCTGGCTTTAGTATATCGCAAGTTTGATCCTTATACAACGCTAATACCAGG is drawn from Cryptosporidium parvum Iowa II chromosome 4, whole genome shotgun sequence and contains these coding sequences:
- a CDS encoding lysyl-tRNA synthetase (NOB+tRNA synthetase), with protein sequence MPCLSYILAALVETIIRLLFFFNYFVRMSTEMNNQSQISDTLDSVHYTDNRYKMMECIKDAGRPFYPHKFKISMSLPAYALKYGNVENGYIDKDTTLSLSGRVTSIRSSSSKLIFYDIFCEEQKVQIIANIMEHDISTGEFSVSHSEIRRGDVVGFTGFPGKSKRGELSLFSKSVVLLSPCYHMLPTAISGLKDQEVRYRQRYLDLMLNEESRKVFKLRSRAIKYIRNYFDRLGFLEVETPMLNMIYGGAAARPFITYHNELETQLYMRIAPELYLKQLIVGGLDKVYEIGKNFRNEGIDLTHNPEFTAMEFYMAYADYYDLMDLTEELISGLVLEIHGSLKIPYHPDGPEGKCIEIDFTTPWKRFSFVEEIESGLGEKLKRPLDSQENIDFMVEMCEKHEIELPHPRTAAKLLDKLAGHFVETKCTNPSFIIDHPQTMSPLAKWHREKPEMTERFELFVLGKELCNAYTELNEPLQQRKFFEQQADAKASGDVEACPIDETFCLALEHGLPPTGGWGLGIDRLIMFLADKNNIKEVILFPAMRNVKQNAQHSNQHSGN
- a CDS encoding multitransmembrane protein with signal peptide and GMGPP repeat at C-terminus, whose product is MSHNASSRNQGGDTGLGIGWKLLAAVGFTAIVLQIISIILNGWRVAPAITYQYYQKSTLKSWQLQSSEYGLYIYKFNNGASTRPWSTVEQFVCSWIDSYVSISQVEQSLWGSTCSTDCQTALRTRCTSYVKFANGGYLCLGALVISIIVGIVGVVWLFVFGKSRNFLLFAWSTSSILSSSGIAYWCYTTSQAIKGIIGTQQYPYPSLGYGAYLGILSTVCFIICAFGVLVVHYLESKAAMDARQAELMKEAAANNEWMGQSGMSPPGMGPPGMGPPGMGPPGMGPPGMGPPGMGPPGMGPPGMGPPGMGPPGMGPPGMGPPGMGPPGMGPRGMGNNMINMQGMMPGASRI
- a CDS encoding DSK2 like protein with a ubiquitin domain, 2 STI1 motifs and a UBA domain at its C-terminus, which produces NFFSRHIICRIIGALKFEISILKLYISLNSQNYWKLLLRQPAINILKMASIDEISIVFKVSGGTQFNISVPRNTIVKDLKDKISEPSNIPSSQQRLIYKGRILKDSDSLDGMKVESGHTMHLVKSGVQVENQKPTNILDQAADYNSSSGNSQTTNNNNAQNFNSIPSASNDTNNGTNHNSNDPFAAMMNMLNGSDLGFQTQNLRNFSQNSYNGFGGIPNNNNFGNIPDLNSLMNSPIFQQSINELANNPQLVRNILHSNPMFAQLSANNPMLDQMLNNPEMMRMMLNPQMIQSVLNSNNMNSSAANSNPFSSLNGGGPNVAQINGLLNDPSIASMLSGVANGANRSVNSNVPNPAPQMYATQLSQLRDMGFIDTDASLSALQESGGDINAAINKLLERGVGQ